The genomic DNA TCATCTTTTCCTTCGTTGAAGTCATCTGCGATATCAGTGACTCCTCTTACTCTTTCTAATACACCTTTGTATTCTGCCGCAATTTTAAGAAGAGTATCGTAATTATCTCCTCTTATCTCGATCGCTACCGGTTTTCCTACTGGAGGTCCTCCGGATACTTTTTCATATTCTAAAGCGATTAGTTTTCCTCTAAGAGATTCGAATTCTTCCGGGATCACCGTAGGCTCAGGAATATCACAAGGATTTTTGGTTACTTCCGCCTCTTTCTGGATCTTCTCTTCTTCAATTTTGCGAGAAGTTTCATTGAGTAACCAAAGAGTTTTTCTCCTGAGTTTTTGTATGATATCGTCCGTTTTGTGGCATTTTTTACGATTCTCTTCCGCAGTTAAATAAGCCATTACCATTCCGTAATGTTTTCCTCTTTTGGTGAAAGGATCATTCGGATTGGCTTGGATGATCCCCACTCGAGTCGCATAATTCTCCAGATCTTCTTGAGGAACTTTTGCGATCTCTTTTTCGATCACCTCTAAATAACGATAGGTTTCATTTAAGCTGGCACCGGTTTTCGCAGTAACCTTTACGTAGAATTGATCTACAGAACCTGGGAATAATTTAAATTTGGAGAATAGAAACTGTATGATAAAACTCGCGATTAATAAGGCAACAATCCCGATTGTCATTTTCCAAGGATTGTTCAATGCAAATCGAAGTGCAGGAACATATTTGGTATTTCTGAATTTAGAGAACCATCCTGATTCTTCTTTGATCTCGCCTGCTTTTACTCCACCCTTATTGATATCGTATAAGTGGTTTGGAAGAATAAAGAATGCTTCCGCGAGCGAGGCGCAAAGTGCTATGATCACAACAAGTGGAATACTAAATACGAACTTACCGAAAATTCCCGGCATGAATAGTAGGGGAGCGAATGCAGCAATTGTTGTAGTAACAGTCGCAGTCACTGGAGAAACCACTTCTAAGGTTCCTTTTAGAGTAGCCTCGTAAGGTGGAAGTCCTTCTTCTATATATCTATATACGTTCTCGCATATAATGATCGCATCATCCACCAGGATACCTACGACCAAGACTAGTCCAAACATTGAGATCAAATTTAAGGTCAGACCAAATTGATCCATAATGAAGAATGTAGCCCCGAAAGAAACCGGTATTCCGAGTGCCGTCATAAGGGCTACTCTCCATCCTAAAAAGAAGAATAGAGATCCGGTAACTAAGATCATCCCGAATGCTGCGTTTGAGATTAATACGTTTAACCTACGTCGGATATACTTAGAAAGATCATTTACGAATGCGTATTGGAATTCAGGAGATCCCTTACGGAATTTTTCTACAGTGGACTTTACATTGTCCACTACCTTGATGGCATCTGCACTTTGTCTTTTTAGAACGGTAAGAGCAACGGTTTTAGTTCCGTTTACATTTTCAATATAATCGGCTTCTCTTAAACCTTCTGTAACTCTTGCAATATCCTGGATACGGATCGCATTTCCGATCTCATTTCCTCTAACATGTACTTTGGAGATCTCTTCAGGGGTATCAAATTCTCCGATGGTCCTAAGGATAATCTCCTTATCCAGACCGGTGATATTTCCACCGGGAACGTTTACGTTACGATTCCTTAATGCACCTATTACATCTTGGCCTGTGAGATAAAAACCGAATAAACTATTCGGAAGAATATCCACTTGCATCTCGGTCTCTCTCCAACCTCTACGAGAAACCTTAGCAACTCCTGAAATATCCAAAAGTGCTTGCTCTACTATTTTTGCCTGAGCACGTAACTTTTTCTCTGCCTCTACTGATCCATCATCATCCTTTAATGTGATAGAAACCTCGATCACCGGAGTCCTTGCGGTTGTGATCTCTGTTACAATTGGATCTTCGACTTCTTCTGGAAGATCTTCTACCCTGTCTATGGCGGATTTAATATCATCCACCACCTTTTGGGTATCCTTCGTGTCAGGATCTAAAGTGATTACTATTCCGGATCTACCTTCGATAGAAGCGGATCTATATTCTTTGATCCCATCTACTTCTTTGATCGCTTTTTCAAGTGGGTTAGTGACTAACTTTTCTACCTCTTGGGGAGAAGCACCCAGATATAAAGTGGAGATAGAAACTATATCGAAGTTGATATTCGGGAAGGCTTCTCTGTTCATCTTAACTGCAAGAAAACTTCCTGCAAGAATGATTAGAACAGTGAGTAAATTTACGAAGATACTTTTCGAGAGGAAATATTCGATGATACTTTTCATAGGTGTATTCTGCTTAAAGGTTAGGGGAGAAGTTTTTTAGTCCAGGATAGGACCGCTTAGTTCCATGGAGTCATTGAACCCGAACATTTTTGTACTCTTTAATCTATCTACGTACAAAACTCCGTGTAGGTGATCGCATTCATGTTGGTATACGATTGCGGAATATCCCTCGATGGTTTCGTCGTGGGTACTTCCTTTTTCATCCATCCAACTCATTTGGATCTTATTAGGTCTTTCTACATAACCTCTCATGCCGGGAACGGAAAGACAACCTTCCCAGTTACCGTCTACTGATTCAGTAATTGGTTTGATAACTGGATTGATCAGTATCCTTTCCGGAACTCTGGAGGGACTGTCATCTTCGGGATCGGAACCTACTACCACGATCTTCTTCATGATACCGATCTGAGGAGCCGCAAGGCCAACTCCATCTGCATGTCTCATTGTATCGAACATGTCCCGGATCAACTTTTTGAACTCTTTGGTCCCCAGCTCGTCCGGATGAACATCGTCGCTGGTCTTTCTTAGAAGTGGATCGCCGATTTTGAGAATTTTACGTACTGACATTTTTCAGAACCTTGTCCTAGAGCTATCCTTCACCGGTTTTTGCCCACCAGATTTTAAGAATGGTTCTAGGATTTTAGACAGCATTCCAGTGGTCGGTTCTGAAAATCTTGGATTTTGAGCTTCCCATCTAAATACCGAAGTTCCGACGGAAATGTTTTGTAATATTTCCGCTTGGGTTTCCAAGGGTCCAACTGTTCTAGGAAGAAGGATACCAACAGCACATTTCGCCTGTTGGGAGTATAGATCTTCCTTTTCCAATCCGTTCCAAAGCTTTTCTAAACCGAATGGGTCAAAAAAGAACTTAGGGATTTGGGTTAAATTCCGTAAAAACCAATCCGTTTTTTCCAAAAGTGAAGCAGAATATCCGGACACAGGCAAAGGGTTAGGGAAAATCAGAAATGCAGAAAGTATTTTGTCGTTAGGTTGGGTCAGAAGTGGCCAGATCAGTCTCGCTGAAAATCCTTCCGCAATTAGAATTTGTTTCTTCTTTCTTTTCTGAAGAAAATCCAGGATTTCGATATTTGAAAATCCTGAGAATTTTTCAGGACCTTCTGCCACGGTTAGATAATATTCGGAAGAAAGTTCCGGGCTAAAGGATCGGTCGAAAGAATGTAAGGGGTCCCGGAGCCAAAGCACCTCGTCTTTTTTGGGATTTCCCCGGCTGGTAAAAGTCCAATGATTCTCTCGCATTAGTCTTGACAGTGATTAGGAAAGGAAACTATCTATTAGGTTCGGCTGAGAGTGGTGGAGACGAGGGGAATCGAACCCCCGACCTTTTGAATGCCATTCAAATGCTCTCCCAACTGAGCTACATCCCCTTCGATTCCAAATTGGTCTCCTTGGGCATGCTGTCAATAGATATTATTAGGAGCAATCGGATGAGCGATTCCGTCGAGGAACTACAGAAAAAAATAAAAATCCAAAACGATATCATCAAAGGTTATGAAAAAGTTTTGAGATTGAACGAGCAGGAGTTGGAAAATGCGGATGAGATCATTCGTATGTACGAAACAATCATTCAATACTCCGGACAAGAATTAAAAGATGTTAAAGAAGCTTTCGACGCAACTTCAATCGTAACTAACTTATCCAGAGACGAATTAATTTCCGCAATGAATCGTATCAAAGAACTTGAACACGCTAATAAAAGATTAAGGGAAGAATCCCTTAAATTCCAATCCTAATTTTCCGACCTTGACCCAGATAAAAAAACAGGAGACCCTACTTAGAAGTCGAAGTGACGGTTCCTTCTTTCTAGAAGAAGGTTTAGGGGTCTCCTCTATCTTTGATAGTTTTCTGAGAGAGGCGATTGCACTCACTCATGCAGATCTAGGCGGCATATTTTCCACAACAGAGTCCGCAAATATACGACAAATCTCGGGTCGTAATGAAAAAGAACTGATCGAAGCTGCTCACTGGGCATTCTCACAATCCGGAAAAGATCTACTTTTAGAAAGAGGTAAAACACCTCCTTGGGCAAAATCACCTAGCAGTTATCCACTTTTAGTAGTTCGATTAAAAGTGGATGATCTGGATTCTAGTTTAAAAGCAAATCGAGCAAGTTATGCGGTTTTAGTTTTGCAAGGTAAGACGACTGCAGATCGTTTTTCTAAAACTGATTTTGAACTTCTTCGTACCACCTGCAAAACAGTCGGGAGATTATTAAAAGAATCTCATGTATCCGGGGATGCTTCCTTAGTAACTCTTTCTTTACTCGCTACCACTCAGTTAGTATTAGAAGCTGCGCAGGCAAAAAGACAATCGGAACGTTTCGACTTTTTGCTTACTGAAGTGATCCGTGTTTCCGGACTTATTAATTCTTCTTTAGATCTTTCTCAGTTATTAGAAGCAATCATGCTTTCTTCTAAGACCGTATTTAGAACGGAAGCATGTAGTGTTCTTCTTTTGGATGAATCCAAGGAATATCTATACTTCCATACGGTTCTTGGCGAAAAAAGTGAAGCTGTTACTAAGATGCAGGTTCCTGTCGGAAAAGGTGTGGCAGGATTAGTTGTCCGAGAACGTAAACCTATGATCATCAATGATGCCCAAAATGATGATCGGGTTTATAAAGAAGTGGATAAGGCCTCTCAATTCACTACTCGAAATATTATGGCTGCTCCTTTAGTTGCAAACGACGAAGTTATCGGTGTAATTGAAGCGATCAATACTGTAGATAGAGAAAAGTTTACAGGAGAAGATCTTGAACTTTTCCTAAGCTTTTCAGGAACTTCTGCGTTAGCCATCCAAAAGACAGGGCTTCTTCAAAACTTAGAGAACGCAAACAAGGATCTTCGTAAAAAAGTCTCAGAGTTAGAGTCCTTATTCGATCTATCCCAAGCGGTTAGTCTTTCTACAAACAGGTTAGGTTTGGTCCGAAAATCCATCCGATTGATTATCAGAGAGTTGGATGCGAGTGTTGCAGGCATTTTCTTATACAGTCTTTCTAAAGAAAATTTTATCAACTGCGCCTATTATGACGGAAAATCGGAAAAGATAGATAGGGTTTTAGAAGAGGAAATTTCCGGGACTCAGGTCTTATCTAGTATAAAAGAAGGTCTTCCTGTCTTAAAAAGGGATATTTTGGACCAACCGTTCCCTCATGAGTTGGACAGAAGATACCTAAAAGGTTCTTATATTATTGTTCCGTTATTCTTGTCCAGTGGAGAACCTTACGGGGCCTTGACTGTTGCAGATAGAAAGGATAAACTTTCTTATCAGGATTCGGATTTCCGATTATTACAGACCATGGCTTCCCAGTTTACAAAGGGATTTGAAGCTTTCCGTTTGAGAAATGAGATGTTGGAGAAAAAAGCGATCCAACAAGAAATGGAAATTACCCGGAAGATCCAACAGAATATTCTTCCTTCCGAAAAAGTATTTCATTCCAATTTTGATCTAGGTATCCTTTCTGTTCCGGCAAAAGATGTGTCCGGAGATTTTTATGATTATTACCAATACAGTGATGGTCAGTATTCATTTCTAATCGCAGATGTTTCCGGAAAAAGTTTGCCTGCGGCTCTTTTTATGGCGATGAGCTCTTCTATCATAAGAACTCTTGCTAGAAATCATGATCTAAGTCCGGAAGAAATTTTAAGACAAGGAAATGAGTTAATTTTCGAAGATTCTCATTTCGGAATGTTCGTTACTGCATTTTTCATTCATTATAATCCTTCTATGTTTACGATAGAATATGCATCCGCAGGTCATAATGATCAGGTCTGGATCAAAGAAGATGGTTCTTACGAATTATTAAAAGGACAAGGACCTCCTTTAGGTGTGATCCCGACTGCAAAATACAAGGGTGGAAATTTTACGGTCAAGCCGGGAGATATTTTTGTTCTCTATACGGACGGAGCGGTAGAAGAAAAAGACGCCCAAGGAAACGAATTCGGTCTGGAAAGAATGATCGAAGAGATCCAATCCAGAAGACATCTTCCCGCCCAAAAAATTGTAGAAGAATTATACGCCACAATTCGTTCCTTCTCCTCCGGAAAAGAACCTTTCGACGATTTCACTGTGCTTCTATTGAAGTACAATAATGATTTCCAATTTTTCAGGACTTTCGACGCGAATACCGGTCAAATCCCTATCTTCCGAGAATTTATTTATGATGCGATCAAAGTTAGGAATTTGCCTGATTTTTTAAGAGACGATATTCTTTTGGCGGGGGATGAGGCGGCTACGAATATCGTAATGCACGGTTATAAGGATACTCTGCTCAGAAATCCGAAATTCGATTGTAAAATTAGGTTCACTGAAGATTCTATCACGATCGTCCTGACTGATTCCGGAAAAGGATTCGACAGAACGAATGTGAAAGACCCGTCCATAGAGGAAAACCTCACCGGAAAAAGAAAAGGCGGATTCGGTGTGTATCTGATAGAGACATTAATGGATGTGGTGGATTATAAAATGGAAGAGGGAAGAAACATACTCACCCTCCAGAAATTTTTCCGCTGAACTATGAGGGCAAAATGGAACTGACGGTAGAAATAAAAGGGAACTCTAGAGTGATCCACCTTATCGGGAATATGGACGTTCATAATACCCATAGGATCGAACAGGCGTTCATGGATCATATCCGTAAAGCCACAGAGCCCAATATCGTCTTAGATATGTCCAATGTGGAGTTCGTTTCTTCCGCAGGTTTAAGAGTCATCGTTGGTTCCTTAAGAGTTTGTAAGGAAAGAGAGATCCAACTCAAACTTGCGGCTTTAAGACCGGCAGTTCGTAAGGTTTTCGAGATCATTGATATGGATTCACTTTTTAAAATTTACGATACGGTAGATTCTAGCCTCCAATAAATCCTTCTACCGAACCGCGGTTTTTGGCTTTCCTCCCTGGCCTTTCTTTAAAAACTGTGTACCGTATGTCGGAACAAGCGTACTCTATAAATAATCCGTTTCAATCTTCTGATCCATCGGAATCCCAACCCGTTTCCAGTATTTACGACGATGCCAATGCAATGGGCAAAGAGTTATTGGAGAAACCTCTGCAAGGAGGTGGAACGGATCGGATCCTAGTACAACATTCTAAAGGAAGAATGACTGTTTGGGAAAGGATCAAAGTCCTTACCAATTCAGAACCCAATATTCTCTACCAAAACTGGGGAAAAAATTTAGATGGGGCTTCCTTAATCACAGGTATTTTAAATATCAACGGAAGGGACGTAGCAATCTACGGACATGACTTCACTCTCAGAGCTGGGTCCATGGACGCTACTAACGGAAACAAACTCGCAAGACTCATATACATGGCGGGTGAACATGGTATTCCTCTAATCGGAATGAACGACTCAGCAGGTGCATATGTTCCTGCTGGAGTGGGTGGTCTGGACGGATATTCCGAAGCATTCACTGCGCTCAGAAAGATCAGCGGTGTTGTTCCAAGCTTAATGTTAATGTTTGGATTTAACGCGGGTGGTGGAGCTTATCTTCCAAGACAAGGTTCCTTCATGATCCAACCGGAGAATACATTCTTTGGTCTGACGGGACCTGGAGTTGTTAAATCGGTTTTAGGTGAAGACATCAGCGCTGATGATCTGGGAGGACCAAAAGTCCACGGACAAAGCGGAGTAGTTGATTTAGTCACTAATGACGAGTTAGGAGCTTTAAGAACGGCACTCAGACTTCTATCTTATCTTCCTGATAATAGTTCAAGTGCTGCACCTTTCCATCCGACTTCTGATCCTACTGACAGATTTATTTATGAAGAAGAGATCTTATTCAAAAAGACATTCAATTCTCCAACAGGGATGAATACTCCATTCGATATCACATTATATATTCAGAATATTTGTGATCATGGACAGTATTTCGAGATCCAACCTCAAAGATCTAGAAACTTAGTCACCGCATTCGGTAGATTGGGTGGACATGTGGTTGGTTTCGTAGCGAATAACTCAGCAGTTTCTTCCGGTCAGATAGATATCGGTGCGGCAAGAAAAGGTACAAGATTTATCCGCTTCTGTAACGTGTATAATATTCCTTTAGTATTCTTAGAAGATACCACAGGATTTTTACCAGGAAAAGAGCAGGAACAAAACGGTATCGTTTTAGAAGGAAGAAAACTTTTAGATTCGATCATCGATATCCGCACTCCAAGATTAACTCTTATCATCAGAAACGCATTCGGTGGAGCTTACGCAAGTTTTAACTCTTACCATACGGGCGCGGACATGGTATTTGCACTTCCTACTGCAAGGATTGCAGTAATGGGACCTGCAGGTAAGGATTACGTTTACAAAGACGAGATCACTGCCATCCAAAAAGAATATAAGGAAAATCTAAAAAATGGTGCATCTGAAAAAGATGCCGCTGCGACCAGGGATAAAAAACTTCAACTTCTCTCTCAAAAATACGAGAAAGAACTGATGAACCCTAAAGAAGCATTATCTTTAGGATCTGTTTCCAGGATTGTTCTTCCGGGAACCACCAGAAACATCCTATTCAAAAATTTAGATTATTTAATCCGACACTACAAACCTGGACCGATGTCCGGACCTCAAAGGGAATTCGAGTAAACACAGATGATCGACTACCAAAATCGGCGCATTACATTTCGTGAATCTACTTCTCCTTGGATCCATTCTTTCTCCTTAGAGACGATCAAATGTCTGATCGTTTGCCGGGGACCAGTTCGAAAAGAGGCAATGGAAATTTTCGACGAGATCGGGATCAGAGAATACGGTATCTTACTTTCAGAAAAAGATTCGGTCGTTTATCCAATGGCACTCGCTCCGGAGCTTAGAGATTTTAGGTTTCCTTCTAATATCCACAGAGTTCCAGATTATATGGGAGCAGGTGCGGAAGAAAAAGCTGCAAGGATCAAACAAATCATCCAAATCGCAAAAGATAATGGATACACTCATATCTTTGCCGGTTACGGATTTATGGCAGAAGATTCCGAATTCATCGAGGCAATCGAAGAGAGCGGAATTACATTCATGGGACCTTCTTCTCATGTGGCTCACCAAGCGGGTTCTAAAGACGAGGCAAAAAAGCTTGCTCGTAAACTGAACGTTTCCGTAACCCCGGGTGTAGATACGATATCTGCAACTTGTCTTCTTAAAAAAGCAAAAGACGAAAAAGCGTTAGTTGCTCTGGCTAAAGAGAAAGGATTAAACTACACTTATAATTCTTCCATCTCTATAGAAGAAAACGCAGAGGCATTATTATATGCCGGTTACGAAAAGATCGTAGAATTAGTAACTATTCCTGAATTACAAGCTCAGGCAGAAATTGAAACTGCAGAGATCTGGAAAAAATACCCAAGCAATCGTATTCGTTTCAAATACGTGGGCGGTGGTGGTGGAAAAGGCCAAAGGGTAGTTTCCAAACCGGAAGAAGTAAAAACTGCAGTTCAAGAAATATTATCAGAATCTAAAGTAACAGCTCCAGGTTCTAACAGAAACTTTTTGATAGAATTAAACATCGAAAAAACCAGACACAATGAGATCCAGTTGATCGGTAACGGAGAATGGTGTTTGGCTTTAGGCGGAAGGGACTGTTCCGTTCAGATGCACGAACAAAAACTTCTGGAAATCTCTCTTACTCAAGAGCTTCTACAAAACGAGATTGCTGTTCTGGAAAAAACATCTCCTAAAAAAGCGGAGATCATGAAAGCGGATCTTCAGGTCCTGAAAGAAATGGAAGAGCAATCCGAAAGATTCGGAGAAGCAGTCGCACTCAATAGTGTTTCCACTTTCGAGTTAATTGTAGAAGGGACCAACCACTTCTTTATGGAGATGAACACAAGGATCCAGGTGGAACATAGAGTTACAGAGATGGTATACTCTTTGAAGTTCATCAATCCTGAGAACAAATCCGAATTTTTTATCGTGGATAGCTTGATCGAGGCAATGGCACTTCTTGCCCTTCATGGAAAAAGACTGCCTAAACCAGAACGTGTAGTCAGAAATATTTCCGGCGCAGAAGTTCGTATCAATGCTACAAATAAAGCGATCCAACCTCACGCAGGCGGGGTCATTTTAGGCTGGTCCAAACCTTTACCGGAAGAGATCAGAGATGATCAAGGAATTTCAGTTAGAAACCCTGATACTGGTTTATTCGTACATTATAAAGTAGCTGGTGCTTACGACTCTAACATTGCTCTTTTGATTACTTATGGAACTAGCAGAGAAGATAATCTTCGTAAATTAGGAAACATACTCAGAAAGACTGAGCTTAGAGGTCAGGATCTACAGACCAATTTGCTTGTTCATTACGGTCTGATCCATTGGATTTTAGGAAAAGATCCTTTATTCAAACCTTCTACAGCATTTATGATCTCTTACCTAGCAGCAGTGGGTGCTTTGGAAAGTTTAGGCAAGGATATAGATCTGGAAGTTGCTTGGACAAAAACTCTTTCTAACGCTCCTGCAGAAGGGAAGAAGATTCTTTCTCGCAAATTAACTCTTATCACAAGACCTCTTGGTGAATTACTTGCAGATGCTCACGTTTTAGCGGGATTTTTAGGTTATCATGAGAATGTTTCCTGGAAAATCGAAAAGGATCAGGTGGTTTGGGTCCGAAATCCAATCCATATTCTTTCCGATCTTTACTATTATCTGCATATGGAAGGTGAATTACACCAATCTCCTTCCGAACAGATCTGGGACCATGACCAACAAGTTTTACAATCTGCATTAGCATTTTATAAAGAACTAGAAAAACTAACCGGCAAAAAAGCGGATTCTGCAGACTGGGACTCAGTATTTGCAGGTAAGGCTCCTGCTGGTGTAGAAACTTCGGTTTGGACAAATGCGATTTCCTCTCACAAAGGATTCCAAATCGGATTAGAATTACTTAAAATTATTCCAAACCTTGGGAATAAATCCGGTTTCTATAAATTAGGCGTGGATGAAAACTTAGAGCCGGTAATCCCTGAAGAATTTAAGAAGGCGGATACAAGAGACGCGTTCATCAAATTTTTGGCACCTGCTCCTAAAGCAAGTTCAGACGAGATTGTTTCTCCAATGGGTGGAATGTTCTATTCCAAAGAAGCTCCTGATCTTCCTCCAATGGTGCAAGAAGGGGAACATTTCAAAGCTGGCCAACCTTTATTCATCGTAGAAGTAATGAAGATGTTCAATAAGATCACTGCTCCATTCTCCGGAACTATCAAGAATGTAGTATTACAAGACAGTGATGGAAAGATCATTCAAAAAGGACAAACTATCTTCAAGATCGTTCCGGACGAGGTCGTTAAGATCGAAACTCCGGAAGAGATACAGGATAGAAAGAATAAGGTAACTTTCTCTCTACTTTAAGTTAAACTTCAAAGATTCTCGTTGGTGATTTAACCGGCGAGAATCTCGGAAGGAACATCTACTAAGGAAAGTATTTTTTCCGCAGCCCCTCTCTCTATCGCTTCTCTCGGCATTCCAAATACGACAGAACTTGCCTCATCTTGAGCGATTGTTCTTCCGCCTGCTTGTCGGATCTCTAAAAGTCCTGCTGCTCCATCGGATCCCATTCCTGTAAGTAAAAAGGCTTTTGCATTCCGTCCCACATGTTTTGCAACGGAATGAAATAATACATCCACGGAAGGTCTATGACGATTTACGAGTGGTCCGTCGGTGATCCTTACTATAAATTGAGCTCCACTCCCTACCACTTCCATATGTTTATTACCGGGAGCGATGAGCGCGATCCCTTCTTGGATCCGATCCCCGTCTTTTGCTTCCTTTACGGTGATCTTACATATCTTATCTAAACGATTTGCAAATGCTTCCGTAAATTTTTCAGGCATATGTTGTACGATCACAATACCAGGGCTATTTGCGGGAAGGGATGTAAGTATGTCTTCCAATGCAATCGTTCCGCCGGTAGAGGTCCCGATGGCTATGATCCGATCAGTAGTTGCAATTTTTGTAAAATCAAGTCCGTTTGTTTTGGGAGAAGGAGCAGAAATTTGATGTTTCAATTTAGAAATGGATGCAGAACGAATACATTCTCCTAAATAAACCGCCGAATCTTCTAAAAAATCTTTCAAGCCTATCTTCGGCTTAGTTACAATTCCTACTGCTCCTTCTTTTAATGCCACCCAAGCCGTTTCAGAAGATTCTTCCGCGAGAGAGGAACAAATTAAAACCGGAGTAGGG from Leptospira selangorensis includes the following:
- a CDS encoding biotin/lipoyl-containing protein, producing the protein MIDYQNRRITFRESTSPWIHSFSLETIKCLIVCRGPVRKEAMEIFDEIGIREYGILLSEKDSVVYPMALAPELRDFRFPSNIHRVPDYMGAGAEEKAARIKQIIQIAKDNGYTHIFAGYGFMAEDSEFIEAIEESGITFMGPSSHVAHQAGSKDEAKKLARKLNVSVTPGVDTISATCLLKKAKDEKALVALAKEKGLNYTYNSSISIEENAEALLYAGYEKIVELVTIPELQAQAEIETAEIWKKYPSNRIRFKYVGGGGGKGQRVVSKPEEVKTAVQEILSESKVTAPGSNRNFLIELNIEKTRHNEIQLIGNGEWCLALGGRDCSVQMHEQKLLEISLTQELLQNEIAVLEKTSPKKAEIMKADLQVLKEMEEQSERFGEAVALNSVSTFELIVEGTNHFFMEMNTRIQVEHRVTEMVYSLKFINPENKSEFFIVDSLIEAMALLALHGKRLPKPERVVRNISGAEVRINATNKAIQPHAGGVILGWSKPLPEEIRDDQGISVRNPDTGLFVHYKVAGAYDSNIALLITYGTSREDNLRKLGNILRKTELRGQDLQTNLLVHYGLIHWILGKDPLFKPSTAFMISYLAAVGALESLGKDIDLEVAWTKTLSNAPAEGKKILSRKLTLITRPLGELLADAHVLAGFLGYHENVSWKIEKDQVVWVRNPIHILSDLYYYLHMEGELHQSPSEQIWDHDQQVLQSALAFYKELEKLTGKKADSADWDSVFAGKAPAGVETSVWTNAISSHKGFQIGLELLKIIPNLGNKSGFYKLGVDENLEPVIPEEFKKADTRDAFIKFLAPAPKASSDEIVSPMGGMFYSKEAPDLPPMVQEGEHFKAGQPLFIVEVMKMFNKITAPFSGTIKNVVLQDSDGKIIQKGQTIFKIVPDEVVKIETPEEIQDRKNKVTFSLL
- a CDS encoding protein-glutamate methylesterase/protein-glutamine glutaminase; this encodes MIYVYIIDDSAVVRSVLKQVLEMNSDIKVIGSSPDPVFALEKLGKSERWPDVIVLDIEMPRMDGISFLKKIMHTHPTPVLICSSLAEESSETAWVALKEGAVGIVTKPKIGLKDFLEDSAVYLGECIRSASISKLKHQISAPSPKTNGLDFTKIATTDRIIAIGTSTGGTIALEDILTSLPANSPGIVIVQHMPEKFTEAFANRLDKICKITVKEAKDGDRIQEGIALIAPGNKHMEVVGSGAQFIVRITDGPLVNRHRPSVDVLFHSVAKHVGRNAKAFLLTGMGSDGAAGLLEIRQAGGRTIAQDEASSVVFGMPREAIERGAAEKILSLVDVPSEILAG